One part of the Helicobacter cetorum MIT 99-5656 genome encodes these proteins:
- the rimO gene encoding 30S ribosomal protein S12 methylthiotransferase RimO, translated as MQTKENKQLCLISLGCSKNLVDSEVMLGKLYNYTLTNDTKNADVIVINTCGFIESAKQESIQTILNAAKDKKDDAILIASGCLSERYKDEIKELIPEVDIFTGVGDYDKIDVLIAKKQNQFSEQVFLSEHYNARIITGSSVHAYIKISEGCNQKCSFCAIPSFKGKLHSRELDSILKEVEDLALKGYSDMTFIAQDSSSFLYDKGQKDGLIELIQAIDKQQALKSARILYLYPSSTTIELIETIANSPIFQNYFDMPIQHISDSMLKKMRRNSNKAHHLKLLNAMKQVKESFIRSTIIVGHPEETESEFEELSAFLDDFKFDRLNIFAFSAEENTHAYSLEQVPKKIINARIKALNKIALKHQHNSFKALLNKPIKALVEGKEGEYFYKARDLRWVPEVDGEILINDSELDTPLKPGHYTIMPSEFKDNILMAKVLSSF; from the coding sequence ATGCAAACAAAAGAAAACAAACAGCTTTGTTTGATTTCATTAGGTTGTTCTAAAAACCTAGTGGATTCAGAAGTGATGTTAGGCAAGCTCTATAACTACACGCTCACTAATGATACTAAAAACGCTGATGTGATTGTGATTAATACTTGTGGCTTTATTGAAAGCGCTAAACAAGAGAGTATTCAAACGATTTTAAATGCCGCTAAAGATAAAAAAGATGATGCCATTTTAATTGCAAGTGGGTGTTTGAGCGAACGCTATAAAGATGAAATCAAAGAGTTGATTCCTGAAGTGGATATTTTTACCGGTGTGGGCGATTATGACAAAATTGATGTTTTGATTGCTAAAAAACAAAATCAATTTAGCGAACAAGTGTTTTTGAGCGAGCATTATAACGCGCGCATTATCACTGGCTCTAGCGTGCATGCTTACATTAAAATCTCTGAAGGCTGTAATCAAAAATGCTCTTTTTGTGCTATTCCTAGCTTTAAGGGGAAATTGCATAGCAGAGAATTAGACTCCATTCTAAAAGAAGTAGAAGATTTAGCTCTCAAAGGCTATAGTGATATGACCTTTATCGCTCAAGATTCTAGCTCATTTTTGTATGATAAGGGGCAAAAAGATGGGTTAATAGAGCTTATCCAAGCTATTGATAAGCAACAAGCCTTAAAAAGTGCACGCATTTTATATCTCTATCCATCTAGCACTACCATAGAGCTTATTGAAACGATTGCAAATTCGCCTATTTTTCAAAATTATTTTGACATGCCTATACAGCATATCAGCGATTCTATGCTTAAAAAAATGCGTCGTAACTCTAATAAAGCACACCATCTAAAACTTTTAAACGCGATGAAACAGGTTAAAGAGAGCTTTATAAGAAGCACCATTATTGTAGGGCACCCAGAAGAAACTGAGAGCGAATTTGAAGAATTAAGCGCATTTTTAGATGATTTTAAATTTGACAGATTAAATATCTTTGCTTTTAGTGCTGAAGAAAATACGCATGCCTATTCTTTAGAGCAAGTGCCTAAAAAAATTATAAACGCTCGCATTAAAGCCCTAAATAAAATCGCTTTAAAGCACCAACATAATTCCTTTAAGGCGTTATTGAATAAACCTATCAAGGCATTAGTTGAAGGCAAGGAAGGTGAGTATTTTTACAAAGCAAGGGATTTGAGATGGGTGCCTGAAGTAGATGGCGAAATCTTAATTAATGATAGCGAGCTAGATACCCCTTTAAAACCTGGGCATTATACGATTATGCCTAGTGAATTTAAAGACAATATTTTAATGGCTAAGGTTTTAAGTTCCTTTTAA
- a CDS encoding phosphoribosyltransferase, with the protein MHYSYETFLNDSLKLAKEIEQNCGIPEAIVCVMRGGMTLTHFLSLYWDLREVYGINAISYDTTNQQNALKIENIPTIKEHLNKILVVDEIVDSGNSLEAVLKVLQDKHPKKKFYSASLFQKPSAKYKANAFLKDAPEWIDFFWEVDLRNLKSL; encoded by the coding sequence ATGCATTATTCTTACGAGACTTTTTTAAATGATAGCTTAAAATTAGCTAAAGAGATAGAACAAAATTGTGGTATTCCAGAGGCCATTGTCTGCGTTATGCGAGGGGGCATGACTTTAACACATTTTTTGAGTTTGTATTGGGATTTGAGAGAAGTTTATGGCATTAATGCGATTTCTTATGACACCACGAATCAACAAAATGCCCTAAAAATTGAAAATATTCCTACTATCAAAGAGCATTTAAATAAAATCTTAGTGGTAGATGAAATTGTAGATAGCGGTAATTCCTTAGAAGCGGTGCTTAAAGTCCTGCAAGATAAGCATCCTAAGAAAAAGTTTTATAGTGCGAGTTTGTTTCAAAAACCAAGTGCCAAGTATAAGGCTAATGCGTTTTTAAAAGACGCTCCTGAGTGGATTGACTTCTTTTGGGAAGTGGATTTAAGAAATTTAAAAAGTCTTTAA
- a CDS encoding pyridoxal-phosphate-dependent aminotransferase family protein has product MLLFTPGPVAIREEMRTSFSQKMPHHRTKDFENIFQNVRENLKKMIGLEENLLLNSSGTGAMEASVLSLCKQELLFVNAGKFGERFGKIAKAHSIKAHELVYEWDTPAKVDEVLDTLKANPKIDTFCIQACESSGGLRHNVENIALKIKEYNKDIFIIVDAITALGVERLDITHIDALIGGSQKAFMLPPGMSLIALSQKAIERIEERNIGFYFNLKSELKNQRNNTTSYTAPILHTLGLERYFELVKNLGGFEILYKETKKVALATQMVIKALDLKIFPKNPSLSMTTIFNEHAKELRKILKEKYKVQFAGGQDVYKDTLIRINHMGIIPLYETCYALNALELALNDLNLRAFNGIANTTFLKQYYEI; this is encoded by the coding sequence ATGTTGCTTTTTACCCCAGGTCCTGTGGCAATTAGAGAAGAAATGCGCACAAGCTTTTCTCAAAAAATGCCACACCATCGCACCAAGGATTTTGAAAATATTTTTCAAAATGTGCGAGAAAATTTAAAAAAAATGATAGGTTTAGAAGAAAATTTACTTCTAAATAGTAGCGGAACAGGTGCGATGGAAGCGAGTGTGCTTTCATTATGCAAGCAAGAATTACTTTTTGTCAATGCTGGTAAATTTGGCGAAAGGTTTGGCAAAATTGCAAAAGCTCATTCTATAAAGGCTCACGAATTAGTTTATGAATGGGACACTCCAGCCAAAGTAGATGAAGTATTAGACACTCTTAAAGCTAATCCTAAGATTGACACTTTTTGCATTCAAGCATGCGAGTCTAGTGGGGGGTTACGCCATAATGTTGAAAACATCGCTTTAAAAATCAAAGAATACAATAAAGATATTTTTATCATTGTTGATGCCATTACGGCTCTTGGGGTTGAACGACTAGATATAACGCATATTGACGCGCTCATAGGGGGGAGTCAAAAGGCGTTCATGCTACCCCCTGGCATGAGTTTAATCGCTCTAAGTCAAAAAGCCATTGAGCGCATAGAAGAGCGTAATATAGGATTTTATTTCAATCTAAAGAGCGAATTAAAAAACCAAAGAAATAATACCACCAGTTATACCGCTCCGATTTTACACACCTTAGGTTTAGAGCGTTATTTTGAATTAGTTAAAAATTTAGGGGGCTTTGAGATTCTTTATAAAGAGACAAAAAAAGTCGCCCTAGCTACTCAAATGGTTATAAAAGCTTTAGATTTAAAGATTTTTCCAAAAAATCCCAGCCTAAGCATGACAACGATTTTTAATGAGCATGCTAAAGAATTGCGAAAAATTTTAAAAGAAAAATACAAGGTGCAATTTGCTGGTGGGCAAGATGTTTATAAAGATACGCTTATTCGTATCAATCATATGGGAATCATTCCGCTTTATGAAACTTGCTATGCTTTAAACGCCCTAGAATTAGCCCTAAATGACCTAAATTTAAGGGCTTTTAATGGCATAGCTAACACAACCTTTTTAAAACAATACTATGAAATTTAA
- a CDS encoding phosphatidylglycerophosphatase A, whose protein sequence is MNKYGFRACFLTLFFVGYSKKAPGTLGSLVALFLGLPILVFSANTLFLSAIFIGLVAITQIDKEEQESKIHDSSYIVIDELVGMWLAMAISGLSLVGVILSFIFFRIYDILKPTLIGKIDKEIKGGLGVVGDDAMAGVLAGLSVLVIVKILGFFNINL, encoded by the coding sequence TTGAATAAGTATGGGTTTCGTGCGTGTTTTTTAACCCTTTTTTTTGTGGGCTATTCTAAAAAAGCTCCAGGAACTCTAGGAAGCTTGGTGGCTTTGTTTTTAGGTTTACCTATTTTAGTTTTTTCAGCTAACACTTTGTTTTTAAGTGCGATTTTCATAGGACTTGTTGCTATCACTCAAATAGATAAAGAAGAACAAGAAAGTAAAATTCATGACAGCTCCTACATTGTAATAGATGAATTAGTGGGCATGTGGCTTGCTATGGCTATAAGTGGCTTATCATTAGTGGGTGTTATTTTAAGTTTTATCTTTTTTAGAATTTATGATATTCTTAAACCTACACTCATCGGTAAAATAGACAAGGAGATTAAAGGGGGCTTAGGAGTTGTGGGAGATGATGCAATGGCTGGGGTGTTAGCTGGGTTAAGCGTGCTAGTCATCGTAAAAATTTTAGGATTTTTTAACATCAACCTTTAA
- a CDS encoding D-alanine--D-alanine ligase, whose protein sequence is MEFCILFGGASFEHEISIVSAIALKEVLGNKIKHFIFLDENHHFYLIEEANMHSKYFVRIKEKKLSPLTLTQKGLLKNTLLGSKVIELPLVINLVHGNDGEDGKLASLLEFYRIAFIGPRIEASVLSYNKHLTKLYAKSLGIKTLDYVLLNENHHANALDFIKPKISFPLIVKPSNAGSSLGVSVVREESELAYALDGAFEYSKEVLVEPFINGVKEYNLAGCKVKEKNQEHFCLSYVEEPSKQDFLDFEQKYLDFSRTKAPKATISNALGERLKESFKKLYNDLFNGSIIRCDFFVIDDEVYINEINPIPGSLANYLFDDFKKVLECLAQSLPKTPKIHTNNSYLLQIQKNK, encoded by the coding sequence TTGGAATTTTGTATTTTATTTGGTGGGGCAAGTTTTGAGCATGAAATCAGCATAGTGAGTGCGATTGCACTTAAAGAAGTGTTAGGCAATAAGATTAAACATTTTATTTTTTTAGATGAAAATCATCATTTCTATCTTATTGAAGAAGCTAACATGCATTCCAAATATTTCGTCCGCATTAAAGAAAAAAAGCTATCTCCTTTAACTCTTACTCAAAAAGGCTTACTCAAAAATACCCTTTTAGGGAGTAAAGTTATAGAACTACCCTTAGTTATCAATCTTGTGCATGGAAATGATGGCGAAGATGGAAAACTAGCGAGCTTATTAGAGTTTTATCGCATCGCTTTTATAGGCCCTAGAATTGAAGCAAGCGTGTTGAGTTATAACAAGCATTTAACCAAGCTTTATGCAAAAAGTTTGGGTATAAAGACCTTAGATTATGTGCTTTTGAATGAAAACCACCACGCTAATGCCCTAGATTTTATCAAACCCAAAATCAGTTTTCCTTTGATTGTTAAACCTAGCAACGCTGGGAGTTCATTAGGAGTGAGTGTTGTTAGAGAAGAAAGCGAATTAGCTTACGCTCTAGATGGTGCGTTTGAATATTCTAAAGAAGTTCTAGTAGAACCTTTCATCAATGGGGTTAAAGAATATAATTTGGCGGGCTGTAAAGTTAAAGAAAAAAATCAAGAACATTTTTGTTTGTCCTATGTTGAAGAGCCTAGCAAACAGGATTTTTTGGATTTTGAGCAAAAATATTTGGATTTTTCACGCACCAAAGCCCCTAAGGCTACAATCTCTAATGCTTTAGGAGAGCGCTTAAAAGAGAGTTTTAAAAAGCTCTACAACGATTTGTTTAATGGCTCAATCATTCGTTGTGATTTTTTTGTCATAGATGATGAAGTGTATATCAACGAGATTAACCCCATTCCAGGTAGTTTGGCAAATTATTTGTTTGATGATTTTAAAAAGGTGCTAGAATGCTTAGCTCAGTCATTACCCAAAACCCCTAAAATCCATACCAACAACTCTTATTTATTGCAAATCCAAAAGAATAAGTAA
- a CDS encoding alpha/beta fold hydrolase, translating into MAKRSITYLESKFEISYTFVDNHSPLNALFLHGWGSSKEIMQKAFQHCFLNYNHLYVDLPGFNQSPNDEKVLGSKDYANIINLLLNSLNKKVSLAFGHSFGGKVALLCENKRLVLLSSAGILEPKPLKVRCKIALTKIFKKLGLNLGFLKSKDAIGLNQVMYETFKKVVCEDFSEHFKRCNKEVLLFWGKDDKATPLSSAKRMQALIKGSQLFVLEGEHFFFVKQAKEIENLMENYYSATS; encoded by the coding sequence ATGGCTAAGCGTAGTATCACTTACTTAGAAAGCAAGTTTGAGATTTCCTACACTTTTGTGGATAATCATAGTCCGTTAAACGCCTTGTTTTTGCATGGTTGGGGGAGTTCTAAAGAGATTATGCAAAAGGCGTTTCAACATTGCTTTTTGAATTACAATCATTTGTATGTGGATTTACCCGGTTTTAATCAAAGCCCTAATGATGAAAAAGTGTTAGGAAGCAAGGATTATGCTAATATCATTAACCTATTATTGAATAGCTTGAATAAAAAAGTATCTCTGGCCTTTGGGCATAGTTTTGGAGGGAAAGTGGCGTTGCTATGCGAAAACAAACGCCTTGTTTTATTGAGTAGTGCAGGCATCTTAGAGCCTAAGCCCTTAAAAGTGCGTTGTAAAATTGCTCTAACTAAAATCTTTAAAAAATTAGGACTGAATTTGGGGTTTTTGAAAAGCAAGGACGCTATAGGATTAAATCAAGTGATGTATGAAACTTTTAAAAAAGTGGTTTGCGAAGATTTCAGCGAACATTTTAAGCGCTGCAATAAAGAAGTTTTATTGTTTTGGGGAAAAGATGATAAAGCTACGCCCTTAAGCTCAGCTAAACGCATGCAAGCGTTGATTAAGGGGAGTCAGTTATTTGTTTTAGAAGGAGAGCATTTCTTTTTTGTAAAGCAAGCTAAAGAAATTGAAAATTTAATGGAGAATTATTATAGTGCAACATCTTAA
- a CDS encoding Mur ligase family protein, translated as MQHLNWLDLAFRSLFVMGLGYYAMTLLQWYHYSIMRVITKHHKMRWHGIYFLLPLGAFAWGYAFYIPLVFYLFCGVIQMPMLIVWARHNDKPLVFTPRVKRFFFFLLLFLTLHEILSEVFVSLEGVLLVVAYLCLLLLALSTSLVFERVLSKQYLQIAKDKISSLKNLKIIAITGSFGKTSVKNFLYQILQSKYNVHASPRSVNTLLGITNDINQNLDSISEIYIAEAGARNKGDIAEITQLIEPHVGVITEVGEQHLEYFKTLESICETKAELLYSKRLEKAFCYSTQEIKPYAPKNGSLIDYSNLVKNIQSTLKGTSFEMLLDGVWEYFETKVLGKFNAYNIALAILVARHLGLNTERIKRLVSALNPVAHRLQLLEVNQKIIIDDGFNGNLKGMLEGIRLASLYEGRKIIVTPGLVESNVESNETLADEMDKVFDIIIITGELNSKVIASKIQKAQKILLKDKAQLENILQATTLKGDLILFANDAPNYI; from the coding sequence GTGCAACATCTTAATTGGCTAGATTTAGCGTTTCGCTCCTTATTTGTAATGGGGCTTGGTTACTATGCTATGACCTTATTACAATGGTATCATTATAGCATTATGCGAGTCATCACAAAGCACCACAAAATGCGTTGGCATGGGATTTATTTCCTACTGCCTTTAGGGGCGTTTGCATGGGGGTATGCTTTTTATATACCGCTTGTTTTTTATCTCTTTTGTGGCGTAATCCAAATGCCTATGCTTATTGTTTGGGCAAGACACAATGACAAACCCTTGGTGTTTACCCCACGAGTGAAGCGCTTCTTTTTCTTTCTGTTGTTGTTTTTAACTTTGCATGAAATTTTGAGCGAAGTTTTTGTCTCTTTAGAAGGCGTTTTGCTTGTTGTGGCTTACTTGTGCTTATTACTCCTAGCTTTAAGCACATCTTTAGTGTTTGAAAGAGTTCTGTCTAAACAATACTTACAAATCGCTAAGGACAAAATCTCTTCTTTAAAAAATCTAAAAATTATTGCCATTACCGGAAGCTTTGGAAAAACTAGTGTGAAGAATTTCTTATATCAAATTTTACAATCCAAATATAATGTGCATGCAAGTCCTAGAAGCGTGAACACCCTTTTAGGCATTACCAATGATATTAACCAGAATTTAGACAGCATTAGTGAAATCTATATCGCTGAAGCAGGGGCAAGAAACAAAGGCGATATTGCTGAAATCACTCAATTAATTGAACCGCATGTTGGCGTGATTACAGAAGTGGGCGAACAGCATTTGGAATACTTTAAAACTTTAGAAAGTATTTGTGAGACTAAGGCGGAGTTGCTCTATTCAAAACGCCTAGAAAAGGCCTTTTGCTATTCCACACAAGAAATCAAGCCCTATGCTCCCAAAAATGGCTCGTTAATTGATTATTCTAACCTAGTAAAAAACATTCAATCCACGCTCAAAGGCACTTCATTTGAAATGCTTTTAGATGGCGTTTGGGAATATTTTGAAACTAAGGTTTTAGGAAAGTTTAACGCTTATAATATCGCTTTGGCTATTTTAGTCGCCAGACACTTGGGGCTAAATACAGAAAGGATTAAGCGGTTAGTTAGTGCTCTAAATCCAGTCGCTCATCGTTTGCAGCTTTTAGAAGTGAATCAAAAAATCATTATTGATGATGGCTTTAATGGGAATTTAAAGGGCATGTTAGAAGGCATTCGTTTAGCGAGTTTATATGAAGGGCGTAAAATCATTGTAACCCCCGGATTAGTAGAGAGCAATGTAGAAAGCAACGAAACTCTAGCTGATGAAATGGATAAGGTTTTTGATATTATCATCATTACCGGTGAATTAAACTCCAAAGTCATTGCTTCTAAAATCCAAAAAGCCCAAAAAATCTTACTCAAAGATAAGGCACAATTAGAAAATATCTTACAAGCCACTACGCTTAAAGGCGATTTGATTTTATTTGCTAATGATGCCCCTAATTACATTTAA
- a CDS encoding HIT family protein, protein MQYLYAPWREHYLREKAKSCVFCEISQNPTKDLENKVLYRDNELFIVMNAYPYNPGHLLIIPHAHKASVENLEIKTWLSMNSLVPKVLKALYSYGAQGINIGLNLGQSAGAGIPEHLHMHLVPRFLGDSNFMSVVAQTRVHGLNFDKIFLALKPLLERELH, encoded by the coding sequence ATGCAATATTTATATGCCCCTTGGCGAGAACATTATTTGAGAGAAAAAGCTAAAAGTTGTGTGTTTTGTGAGATTTCTCAAAACCCCACAAAAGACCTGGAAAATAAGGTGCTTTATAGAGATAATGAGCTATTTATTGTGATGAATGCCTACCCTTATAATCCGGGGCATTTATTAATCATTCCGCATGCTCATAAGGCTAGTGTTGAAAATTTAGAGATTAAAACTTGGCTTAGTATGAATAGCCTTGTGCCTAAAGTTTTAAAAGCATTGTATAGTTATGGGGCTCAAGGGATTAATATAGGCTTGAATCTAGGTCAGAGTGCGGGAGCTGGGATACCAGAGCATTTACACATGCACTTAGTGCCTAGATTTTTAGGGGATAGCAATTTTATGAGTGTTGTAGCTCAAACTAGAGTGCATGGACTGAATTTTGATAAAATTTTTCTTGCATTAAAACCCCTATTAGAAAGGGAGCTTCATTGA
- a CDS encoding ribose-phosphate pyrophosphokinase — MRGFKIFSGSAHPVFGKEVAKHLGIPLSKAVIGKFSDGEINIQISESVRGKDVFIIQPTCVPVNDNLMELLVMVDALRRSSANSITAVVPYFGYARQDRKAAPRVPITAKMVANLMQKVGIERIITMDLHAGQIQGFFDVPVDNLYGSIVFRDYIRSKALKNPVIASPDVGGVTRARYFANQMGMDLIIVDKRREKANESEVMNIIGSAQGRDVILVDDMIDTAGTMCKAALALKNQGATSVMALGTHAVLSGSALKRIRESTLDEVVVSNSIPLTQKCDKITTLSVAPLFAEVIRRIYHNESVQSLFT; from the coding sequence ATGCGTGGTTTTAAGATTTTTTCAGGGAGTGCTCACCCTGTATTTGGCAAAGAAGTGGCAAAACATTTAGGCATTCCTTTATCAAAAGCAGTGATAGGAAAGTTTAGTGATGGCGAAATCAATATCCAAATTAGTGAATCCGTGCGTGGGAAAGATGTGTTTATTATCCAGCCTACTTGTGTGCCTGTCAATGATAATTTAATGGAATTATTAGTCATGGTAGATGCCTTAAGGCGTAGCTCAGCTAATTCTATCACAGCAGTAGTGCCTTATTTTGGCTATGCTAGACAAGATAGAAAGGCAGCTCCAAGAGTGCCTATCACAGCTAAAATGGTCGCTAATTTGATGCAAAAAGTAGGGATTGAAAGAATTATCACAATGGATTTGCATGCCGGACAGATTCAGGGCTTTTTTGATGTGCCCGTAGATAATTTATATGGCTCTATTGTTTTTAGAGACTATATCCGCTCCAAAGCATTAAAAAACCCTGTAATTGCAAGCCCTGATGTAGGCGGAGTAACAAGGGCTAGATATTTTGCTAATCAAATGGGTATGGATTTAATCATTGTGGATAAACGCCGTGAAAAAGCTAATGAAAGCGAAGTGATGAATATTATAGGTTCAGCACAAGGGCGAGATGTGATTTTGGTAGATGATATGATTGATACTGCAGGCACGATGTGTAAAGCCGCTCTTGCGTTAAAAAATCAGGGGGCAACTTCTGTTATGGCTTTAGGCACGCATGCGGTGTTGAGTGGGTCGGCTTTAAAGCGTATTAGAGAAAGCACCTTAGATGAAGTGGTGGTGAGCAACTCCATTCCTTTGACTCAAAAATGCGATAAAATCACTACTCTGAGCGTAGCTCCGTTATTTGCTGAAGTGATTAGAAGGATTTATCATAATGAAAGCGTTCAATCGCTCTTCACTTAA
- a CDS encoding FtsW/RodA/SpoVE family cell cycle protein, with translation MALDKRIWTHFDFLPFVFIVPLLVVSFLLIFESSVALSLKQGLYYMLGFMLFGIVFFIPFRKLDRLLFVFYWACIILLVLVDFIGSSKLGAKRWLSIPFTSITLQPSEPVKIAILLLLAHLIHLNPPPFKGYDWGMFLKLSFYICLPAVLILKQPDLGTALIVLMMGFGILLIVGLRLRVWLPLLIALVVASPIAYHFLHDYQKKRIADFLSEKPNYHVKQSIIAIGSGGFLGKSKEDSTQTKFKFLPIATSDFIFAYYVERFGFLGAMLLFAIYIGLTLHLFFYMFESNSDWFLKIVALGISILIFTYSSVNIAMTLGLAPVVGIPLPLFSYGGSSFITFMIMLGILENLLAFRYVFGYNSKPSFGKFGFLAQLVRALGS, from the coding sequence ATGGCATTAGATAAAAGGATTTGGACGCATTTTGATTTTTTGCCCTTTGTGTTTATAGTCCCTTTACTTGTTGTTTCTTTTTTGTTGATTTTTGAGAGTAGCGTAGCCTTGAGCTTGAAGCAAGGCTTATACTATATGTTAGGGTTTATGCTCTTTGGGATAGTGTTTTTTATCCCCTTTAGAAAGCTAGATAGATTACTTTTTGTATTTTATTGGGCATGCATTATTTTATTAGTGTTAGTAGATTTTATTGGTTCTAGCAAGCTTGGGGCAAAGCGATGGCTCTCTATCCCTTTTACTTCTATCACTTTACAGCCCAGTGAGCCTGTAAAAATCGCTATTCTTTTATTGCTAGCTCATTTAATCCATTTAAACCCACCCCCTTTTAAGGGTTATGATTGGGGCATGTTTTTGAAACTCAGTTTTTACATTTGCTTACCCGCTGTTTTAATTCTCAAACAGCCAGACTTAGGCACAGCCCTTATTGTGCTGATGATGGGTTTTGGTATTTTATTGATTGTGGGCTTAAGGCTTAGGGTGTGGCTCCCCCTTTTAATCGCTCTTGTAGTGGCTTCGCCTATTGCTTATCATTTTTTGCATGATTATCAAAAAAAGCGTATCGCAGACTTCCTTTCTGAAAAGCCTAATTACCATGTCAAGCAATCCATTATTGCCATAGGCTCGGGCGGATTTTTAGGAAAATCTAAAGAAGATTCCACTCAAACAAAATTCAAATTCCTACCTATCGCAACAAGCGATTTTATTTTTGCCTACTATGTGGAGCGTTTTGGGTTTTTAGGAGCAATGTTACTTTTTGCTATTTATATAGGCTTAACTTTACATTTATTTTTTTATATGTTTGAGAGCAATAGCGATTGGTTTTTAAAAATTGTAGCCCTTGGAATCTCTATTTTAATCTTTACTTATTCAAGTGTGAATATCGCTATGACCTTAGGATTAGCCCCAGTGGTAGGTATTCCCTTGCCCCTATTTAGTTATGGCGGAAGTAGCTTTATCACTTTTATGATAATGCTTGGCATACTAGAAAATTTGCTTGCTTTTCGCTATGTTTTTGGATACAATAGCAAACCATCTTTTGGAAAATTTGGATTCTTAGCTCAGCTGGTCAGAGCACTCGGCTCATAA
- a CDS encoding RluA family pseudouridine synthase: protein MTKAWVVPTNTRRIDEFLAKELQISKNQVLSLIKEGLVFCQEKGVKKGGLALKEGDKIVLLAPKITPKPLKREIELDIEVVYEDEDLLVLNKPPNLVVHKAPSVKEPTLVDWLQAQNYQLSNLGSKERYGIVHRLDKDTSGAIVIAKNNFTHAHLSEQLKRKIMGRYYIALLSTPLKRKEEKICVECYLTRNPNNRLKMMATQKEQGRYSKSEFVNLLTAQNDLSLIGAKLYTGRTHQIRVHLEYLNRHIVGDSVYGLNHTLFKETTRMMLHAYLIEFEHPRSKQKYRFKVSLLKDMLEYLERFFEKESLNEVLDEEKILHAFDTK from the coding sequence ATGACAAAAGCATGGGTTGTGCCTACAAATACCAGACGCATTGACGAATTTTTAGCCAAAGAATTGCAAATATCTAAAAATCAAGTTTTGAGTTTGATAAAAGAAGGGCTTGTGTTTTGTCAAGAAAAAGGGGTAAAAAAAGGGGGGTTAGCCTTAAAAGAAGGGGATAAAATCGTGCTTTTAGCCCCAAAAATCACACCAAAACCCTTAAAGAGAGAGATTGAGCTAGACATAGAAGTGGTTTATGAAGATGAAGATTTATTGGTGTTAAATAAGCCCCCTAACTTAGTAGTCCATAAAGCACCAAGTGTGAAAGAACCTACTTTAGTAGATTGGCTACAAGCTCAAAATTACCAGCTTTCTAATCTGGGTTCAAAAGAACGCTATGGAATCGTGCATAGATTAGATAAAGACACAAGCGGAGCCATTGTAATAGCCAAAAATAATTTCACCCATGCTCATTTAAGCGAGCAACTCAAAAGAAAAATTATGGGTCGTTACTATATTGCTTTGCTTTCAACACCCTTAAAACGCAAGGAAGAAAAGATTTGTGTAGAATGTTACTTAACTAGAAATCCTAATAACCGCCTGAAAATGATGGCAACACAAAAAGAACAAGGGCGTTATTCTAAAAGTGAATTTGTGAATTTACTCACAGCTCAAAATGACCTTAGCTTAATAGGAGCAAAGTTATACACCGGACGCACACACCAAATCAGAGTGCATTTAGAATACCTTAATAGGCACATTGTAGGCGATAGTGTTTATGGGCTTAACCACACGCTTTTTAAAGAAACTACAAGAATGATGCTCCACGCCTATTTGATAGAGTTTGAACACCCTAGAAGCAAGCAAAAATACCGCTTTAAAGTTTCCCTATTAAAGGATATGTTAGAATACCTAGAAAGATTTTTTGAAAAGGAAAGTTTAAATGAAGTCTTGGATGAAGAGAAAATACTTCACGCTTTTGATACAAAGTAG